A single genomic interval of Vanessa atalanta chromosome 12, ilVanAtal1.2, whole genome shotgun sequence harbors:
- the LOC125067693 gene encoding Krueppel-like factor luna: MYRENCGLLNEALSDQLMFEYSPAESLINFELPSNLNSELNDWQLNDLDFHCDAFVHGLNDSNRENSIFEDGSNILFDFDDLDKNIDLDDYLLEALTSDKSNDVLQSSPNSTDVDSDTALGRLSVLGIDLESTYVQDNQYSSNNINKTNDRVRSFIPETKIQTWGEPAFCPELGAFRCPVEDCGKLYAKASHVRAHLRRHSGEKPYRCTWGSCSWRFARSDELARHRRSHSGDKPYRCSECGKRFARSDHLAKHGRVHARRAAAAAAAAKRASNHSYKTRRLM; encoded by the coding sequence ATGTACCGCGAAAACTGCGGCTTGCTAAATGAAGCTCTAAGCGATCAGCTCATGTTCGAGTATTCACCAGCAGAGAGTCTCATCAATTTTGAGTTACCTTCGAACTTGAACTCTGAACTCAACGATTGGCAACTTAATGATTTAGATTTTCATTGTGATGCATTTGTTCACGGATTGAATGATTCTAACAGAGAGAACTCTATATTCGAAGACGGTTCGAATATACTTTTTGATTTCGACGATTTGGATAAAAACATAGATTTAGACGATTATCTTCTAGAAGCATTAACAAGTGATAAATCCAACGATGTGCTACAATCTAGCCCAAATTCTACAGATGTTGATAGTGACACAGCGCTCGGTAGACTTTCTGTCCTTGGAATTGATCTGGAATCAACCTATGTACAAGACAATCAGTACTCgtctaacaatataaataaaactaatgataGAGTGCGAAGTTTTATACCAGaaactaaaatacaaacatgGGGAGAGCCGGCGTTCTGTCCGGAACTTGGAGCGTTCCGATGCCCGGTGGAAGACTGTGGAAAACTATACGCAAAAGCGTCACATGTTCGCGCGCATTTGCGTCGTCATAGTGGTGAGAAGCCCTACCGATGCACATGGGGTAGTTGCAGTTGGCGTTTCGCGCGGTCAGATGAGTTGGCGCGCCACCGTCGAAGCCATTCAGGCGATAAGCCCTATCGGTGCAGCGAATGCGGCAAGAGATTTGCACGTTCGGACCATCTTGCCAAACATGGACGTGTCCACGCTCGCCGCGCTGCCGCAGCCGCCGCGGCCGCCAAACGAGCTTCGAACCATTCTTATAAAACTAGAAGACTGATGTGA